AGCCGGTTCAACAGGAGGAAAACATATGCAAGCATTGGGATTTATCGAGACTAAGGGATTCGTCGCTGCTGTCGAGGCTGCCGATTCGGCCCTCAAGGCGGCCAATGTGTCCCTCATGACTCAGATGCGCGCCGGCAGCGGTCTCGTGTTGGTCGTACTTACCGGTGATGTTGCCGCAGTCAAGGCGGCGGTGGACGCCGGAGCCGGTTCCGCGGCTGCGATTGGACAGGTGGTTGCGGCGCAGGTGATAGCGAGCCCTCATACCGACATGGAAGCCTTTTTTGGCGACAGCGCCCAGGCAGTGCCGGTCACTGAAAAAAGCGCGCCAAAACGCCCGGCACCGAAGGCTTCACCCGCTGCGGGTGATCAGAAAAAAAGCCCGGGTGTATAAAGGACGGGCACATGGTTGAAAATGTTTGAGTACCCGAACGTATCTTTCCGGCGGCCGTACTGCGGCGACCGGAATATCTGACTCTGCAATGAGGTTGAATCGTGGTTGTTGGAAAAGTAATTGGAGAGATTGTCTCTTCGGTCAAGGTGAACCGCCTTGTCGGACAGAAATTTCTTCTCGTGG
This window of the bacterium genome carries:
- a CDS encoding BMC domain-containing protein, with protein sequence MQALGFIETKGFVAAVEAADSALKAANVSLMTQMRAGSGLVLVVLTGDVAAVKAAVDAGAGSAAAIGQVVAAQVIASPHTDMEAFFGDSAQAVPVTEKSAPKRPAPKASPAAGDQKKSPGV